One Phycisphaera mikurensis NBRC 102666 DNA window includes the following coding sequences:
- a CDS encoding glycosyltransferase family 2 protein: MSATPAPARPATPADAAAAAPRVSVLMPARDAAGFIGDSARSVLAEAGVALELVVVDDGSTDGTAAVLAGIDDPRLRVVPGPRRGISAALNAAAAAARGSFLARCDADDFFPAGGRLGPQLGLLDARPDAVAVAGGYASMDARGRDLAVMDTGAAEADLTEELRGGRTRTHLGTWLIRRSAWEAVGGARSWFESAEDLDLQCRLAGEGRVLYRPGVAYRYRLHDASITHRLVSARRTFFDEAVTRFASQRAAGGPDDLERGRPPEPPGESTHAGGPGPAAPGHARSLSARQQAQGHLMAAAGRATAEGRRVEALRLLGRAFAADPAAIRRWHHLGQQAASALMRPTGGRGSAR, from the coding sequence ATGAGCGCAACGCCGGCACCGGCTCGGCCCGCCACGCCCGCGGATGCGGCCGCCGCGGCCCCGCGGGTGAGCGTCCTGATGCCCGCGCGCGACGCGGCGGGCTTCATCGGCGACTCGGCCCGCTCCGTGCTCGCGGAGGCGGGCGTGGCGCTGGAGCTGGTGGTCGTCGACGACGGCTCGACCGACGGCACGGCGGCCGTGCTCGCCGGGATCGACGACCCGCGGCTGCGGGTGGTGCCCGGGCCGCGGCGCGGCATCTCCGCGGCGCTCAACGCCGCGGCGGCCGCCGCCCGCGGAAGCTTCCTCGCCCGCTGCGACGCCGACGACTTCTTCCCCGCCGGCGGTCGGCTCGGCCCGCAGCTCGGGCTGCTGGACGCCCGGCCCGACGCCGTGGCGGTCGCCGGCGGCTACGCCTCCATGGACGCCCGCGGCCGCGACCTCGCGGTGATGGACACCGGCGCCGCGGAGGCCGACCTCACCGAGGAGCTCCGCGGCGGCCGCACCCGCACGCACCTGGGCACGTGGCTGATCCGCCGGTCCGCCTGGGAGGCCGTCGGCGGGGCGCGGAGCTGGTTCGAGAGCGCCGAGGACCTCGACCTGCAGTGCCGCCTGGCGGGCGAGGGCCGCGTGCTCTACCGGCCGGGGGTCGCCTACCGCTACCGCCTGCACGACGCCTCGATCACCCACCGCCTTGTCAGCGCGCGGCGAACGTTCTTCGACGAAGCGGTCACCCGCTTCGCGTCCCAGCGGGCCGCGGGCGGACCCGACGACCTCGAGCGTGGGCGGCCGCCCGAGCCGCCGGGCGAGTCCACGCACGCGGGCGGACCCGGCCCGGCGGCTCCGGGGCACGCCCGGAGCCTGTCGGCGCGGCAGCAGGCGCAGGGCCACCTGATGGCCGCCGCCGGCCGCGCCACCGCGGAGGGCCGCCGGGTCGAGGCGCTCCGCCTGCTGGGCCGAGCGTTCGCGGCCGACCCCGCCGCGATCCGGCGCTGGCACCACCTCGGCCAGCAGGCCGCCTCGGCCCTGATGCGGCCGACCGGCGGCCGGGGGTCGGCCCGGTGA
- a CDS encoding acyltransferase family protein has translation MLDEPTRRAAAAPPAGGTPRPPRVATAPSGDRCDWVDHARGLGILLVVYGHVMRGLLRSGIVPQNAFLEKLDQAIYAFHMPLFFFLSGMYFLPSLRRRGPVALGLWKVDTVLYPYLVWSILHGSVRVALAERTNHDPLGVLDVLRVWVPIDQYWFLFGLFFIFLLATLPFAAWIPRQPRTGLALLLIGSLAVYGGGVDVPFVWQEVFVFPFLLHFALGVLVATAAAASGRRWSGPRTGAGLLAGALAVAGLLAAVRGGDLLREGMSFEGGADALILAIAGIAGTCGLARLTAAAGLGGLTALGAGSLLIYLAHTLPAGGVRILLDQGLGFTQPGVHLALGLVVALGVPLAFARLAGPRRTGLLLRAPAWLSCTRLAAWWAGRPRGAAAGPAAGHAGEAALAAPPAAAQAEGSGSIRR, from the coding sequence TTGCTTGATGAACCGACCCGACGGGCCGCCGCTGCCCCGCCCGCCGGCGGGACCCCGCGCCCCCCGCGCGTCGCGACGGCGCCCAGCGGCGACCGCTGCGACTGGGTCGACCACGCCCGCGGCCTGGGGATCCTGCTGGTGGTCTACGGCCACGTCATGCGGGGGCTGCTGCGCTCGGGGATCGTGCCCCAGAACGCGTTCCTGGAGAAGCTCGACCAGGCGATCTACGCCTTCCACATGCCGCTGTTCTTCTTCCTCTCGGGGATGTACTTCCTGCCCTCGCTGCGGCGTCGCGGGCCGGTGGCGCTGGGCCTGTGGAAGGTCGACACGGTGCTGTACCCCTACCTGGTCTGGTCGATCCTCCACGGCTCGGTGCGGGTGGCGCTGGCCGAGCGGACCAACCACGACCCGCTCGGCGTCCTCGACGTGCTGCGGGTCTGGGTGCCGATCGACCAGTACTGGTTCCTCTTCGGGCTCTTCTTCATCTTCCTCCTCGCCACGCTCCCTTTCGCGGCGTGGATCCCGCGGCAGCCGCGCACCGGGCTGGCGCTGCTGCTGATCGGCTCGTTGGCGGTCTACGGCGGCGGGGTGGACGTGCCCTTCGTCTGGCAGGAGGTCTTCGTGTTCCCCTTCCTGCTGCACTTCGCCCTGGGCGTCCTGGTGGCGACGGCCGCGGCCGCGTCGGGGCGTCGCTGGTCGGGGCCGCGGACCGGGGCCGGGCTGCTCGCCGGCGCGCTGGCGGTGGCGGGGCTGCTCGCCGCGGTCCGCGGCGGGGATCTCCTGCGCGAGGGCATGTCCTTCGAGGGCGGTGCCGATGCGCTGATCCTCGCCATCGCCGGCATCGCCGGCACCTGCGGGCTCGCACGCCTCACGGCCGCCGCCGGCCTCGGCGGGCTGACGGCGCTGGGGGCCGGGTCGCTGCTCATCTACCTCGCCCACACCCTGCCGGCCGGCGGGGTGCGGATCCTGCTGGACCAAGGGCTCGGCTTCACGCAGCCGGGCGTGCACCTCGCGCTGGGCCTCGTCGTCGCGCTGGGGGTGCCGCTGGCCTTCGCCCGGCTCGCGGGACCGCGGCGGACCGGGCTGCTGCTGCGGGCGCCGGCGTGGCTCTCGTGCACCCGCCTCGCGGCGTGGTGGGCCGGCCGACCCCGCGGCGCCGCCGCGGGCCCGGCGGCGGGCCACGCCGGGGAGGCTGCGCTGGCGGCGCCGCCGGCGGCCGCACAGGCCGAAGGAAGCGGGTCGATCCGCCGATAG
- a CDS encoding oligosaccharide flippase family protein: protein MNPPPLESRAAPAAAPDAPAGGNLRRRAIAGGLWTAVGFGGGQGLRLLSNIVLAQVLLTDDFGLMGKVTVILTGLLMFSDIGIGPALISSKRTDAAFRNTAWTIQVGRGFLLWGAAAALAQPLSVLLNAPGLTAVLPVVAASAAIQGLQSSNWFSANRELSVGRMMGIELGTMGVLVSTMVFWAYAIDASVWALVVGNLASAVFHTAMSHTLPGIRNRLRLEREAAGELIRFGRWLFLSTVITFFAMQIDKLLLMRFTTTQTFGVFYIGMQLANLGPTLALKVAHLVGFPVISEVYRERPAEFSRAFVRVQTVTLLPVHAALLGMILLGPSLFYLFYPVSYWGAGWIVQVLSLNAVVGLLNTSYGNAFMATGNTFYNMLISLIQVAVTTAAVLTGYAVGGETGFLLGLAVCQYAAYPLDAAVADRMKIWQPRFDLPLIAATTLLSLAALWGAQQIAPVSASWGQTLRGVVAEWRASAAAPPAGTLDGRADRADTPAS from the coding sequence GTGAATCCCCCTCCCCTCGAGTCCCGGGCGGCGCCGGCGGCGGCGCCCGATGCGCCCGCCGGGGGCAACCTCCGCCGGCGCGCCATCGCCGGCGGGCTCTGGACGGCGGTGGGCTTCGGGGGCGGGCAGGGCCTCCGGCTGCTCTCCAACATCGTCCTCGCGCAGGTCCTCCTGACCGACGACTTCGGCCTCATGGGGAAGGTCACGGTGATCCTCACCGGCCTGCTGATGTTCTCGGACATCGGCATCGGCCCGGCGCTGATCTCCAGCAAGCGGACCGACGCCGCCTTCCGGAACACGGCCTGGACGATCCAGGTCGGCCGCGGCTTTCTCCTGTGGGGTGCCGCGGCGGCGCTCGCGCAGCCGCTGTCGGTGCTGCTCAACGCCCCCGGGCTCACCGCGGTGCTGCCGGTGGTGGCGGCGAGCGCGGCGATCCAGGGCCTGCAGAGCAGCAACTGGTTCAGCGCCAACCGGGAGCTCTCGGTGGGCCGGATGATGGGCATCGAGTTGGGCACGATGGGCGTGCTCGTCTCGACGATGGTGTTCTGGGCGTACGCGATCGACGCGTCCGTGTGGGCGCTGGTCGTGGGGAACCTCGCCTCGGCGGTCTTCCACACCGCGATGTCGCACACGCTGCCGGGCATCCGCAACCGGCTGCGCCTCGAACGCGAGGCGGCGGGGGAGCTGATCCGCTTCGGCCGGTGGCTCTTCCTCTCGACCGTCATCACGTTCTTCGCGATGCAGATCGACAAGCTGCTGCTGATGCGCTTCACCACGACGCAGACCTTCGGTGTCTTCTACATCGGCATGCAGCTGGCGAACCTGGGGCCGACGCTCGCGCTCAAGGTGGCCCACCTCGTGGGCTTCCCGGTGATCTCAGAGGTCTACCGCGAGCGGCCGGCGGAGTTCAGCCGCGCCTTCGTCCGGGTGCAGACGGTCACGCTGCTGCCCGTGCACGCGGCGCTGCTGGGGATGATCCTGCTGGGGCCCAGCCTGTTCTACCTCTTCTACCCGGTGAGCTACTGGGGCGCGGGCTGGATCGTGCAGGTGCTGAGCCTCAACGCCGTGGTGGGGCTGCTGAACACGAGCTACGGCAACGCCTTCATGGCGACGGGCAACACGTTCTACAACATGCTCATCTCGCTCATCCAGGTCGCGGTGACGACGGCCGCCGTGCTCACCGGCTACGCGGTCGGGGGGGAGACCGGCTTCCTGCTGGGCCTCGCCGTGTGCCAGTACGCGGCCTACCCCCTCGACGCGGCCGTCGCCGACCGCATGAAGATCTGGCAGCCACGCTTCGACCTGCCGCTGATCGCGGCGACCACGCTGCTCTCGCTGGCGGCGCTCTGGGGCGCCCAGCAGATCGCGCCGGTGTCGGCATCCTGGGGCCAGACGCTCCGCGGGGTCGTCGCCGAGTGGCGTGCTTCGGCGGCGGCCCCGCCCGCGGGCACGCTGGACGGCCGCGCGGATCGTGCCGATACGCCGGCCTCCTGA
- a CDS encoding glycosyltransferase family 4 protein encodes MHDAAADPELAPPPAAAAPAAPAAPAHRPLRVTFLLKRSDFSGGVRVVRTYAERLRARGHRVVVVSCEQPPEPLRRRIKRAATGGGIAPAPRRVPGHLDGCDLDHRVIPGGRTPSADDVPDADVLVTTWWETAEWVRGWPARVGRVVDFVQHDERAIGNPDAATRARIEAVWREDRPKIVVAGWIGRAIEAEGGGRVVPVPNAVDTDLFHAPPRGKQPVPTVGFMHTHAAFKGPDVMMRAIAIARAAVPDLRVRAFGHADAPASDPDLPAGTVYRRQPPQREIPAVYAGCDAWLFGSRCEGFGLPILEAMACRTPVIGTPAGAAPELLGPPPGGGEPAGVLVAMEDPDAMAAAIVRTVRLEEAAWRALSGRAHAVAAGYTWEQATDRFETELRAAAKA; translated from the coding sequence ATGCACGACGCAGCCGCCGATCCCGAACTCGCTCCGCCCCCGGCCGCGGCGGCCCCGGCGGCCCCGGCGGCCCCGGCGCACCGCCCGCTGCGGGTGACCTTCCTCTTGAAGCGTTCGGACTTTTCGGGCGGCGTGCGCGTCGTGCGGACGTACGCCGAGCGGCTGCGGGCCCGCGGCCACCGGGTCGTCGTCGTTTCCTGCGAGCAGCCCCCCGAGCCGCTGCGCCGGCGGATCAAGCGGGCCGCGACCGGCGGCGGGATCGCTCCCGCCCCGCGTCGGGTGCCCGGCCACCTCGACGGCTGCGACCTCGACCACCGCGTGATCCCCGGCGGCCGCACGCCCTCGGCCGACGACGTGCCCGACGCCGACGTGCTCGTCACGACCTGGTGGGAGACCGCCGAGTGGGTGCGGGGCTGGCCGGCGCGGGTGGGCCGGGTGGTGGACTTCGTCCAGCACGACGAGCGGGCGATCGGGAACCCCGACGCCGCCACGCGTGCCCGCATCGAGGCCGTTTGGCGGGAGGACCGACCCAAGATCGTGGTCGCGGGTTGGATCGGCCGGGCCATCGAGGCCGAGGGCGGCGGCCGCGTGGTGCCCGTGCCCAACGCCGTCGACACCGACCTCTTCCACGCGCCGCCTCGCGGCAAGCAGCCGGTGCCCACCGTGGGCTTCATGCACACCCACGCCGCCTTCAAGGGGCCGGACGTGATGATGCGGGCGATCGCGATCGCCCGCGCGGCCGTGCCGGACCTCCGCGTCCGCGCCTTCGGCCACGCCGACGCGCCCGCGAGCGACCCGGACCTGCCCGCCGGCACCGTGTACCGCCGGCAGCCGCCGCAGCGGGAGATCCCCGCGGTCTACGCCGGCTGCGACGCCTGGCTCTTCGGCAGCCGCTGCGAGGGCTTCGGCCTGCCGATCCTCGAGGCCATGGCCTGTCGGACGCCGGTGATCGGCACCCCCGCCGGGGCCGCCCCCGAGCTGCTCGGCCCGCCGCCCGGCGGCGGCGAGCCCGCGGGCGTGCTGGTCGCCATGGAGGACCCCGATGCCATGGCGGCGGCGATCGTGCGGACGGTCCGGCTGGAGGAGGCCGCCTGGCGGGCCCTCTCCGGCCGCGCCCACGCCGTCGCCGCCGGCTACACGTGGGAGCAGGCGACCGATCGCTTCGAAACGGAGCTGCGGGCGGCGGCCAAGGCATGA
- a CDS encoding heparan-alpha-glucosaminide N-acetyltransferase domain-containing protein, producing the protein MMWPELDLLRGLAGLAMVVNHTAVGLVPAAATGLIALPDAPLTMTPVQWASFLGSFAPMIFFFITGVGYGLQARAGGVGRKPGLWSKAAVLVFADAMLWRVGGLWIGLDFFGFIALSMVLLGSLNRLDRRHAIVAVAALLAAVSVARYAAVPLAGRVLGPEAVGLVAQLTGHRAVSGISFPPMPWLGYPLAGFLVGAAATASAGFIDRRRVAVAAALLAAGAACLAAAAWFAAHGYPLHRWGRLAPSSYAAGFAVLAALLALCLLVFPPRLGGAAGADGAAGSADRGPRPGFGLAVRGLSLRGVAAFAVVPLHFLAIDLAELAGVATATAAGVFLACGIVAAFALGAAPLVMAAAERVRAHPRADAAWFVALAAAAAALAAIGLPALRGPAGSAVASLGQLALCLLLALPLPRLAQAREPSDSVPARDAAPAAR; encoded by the coding sequence ATGATGTGGCCGGAGCTGGACCTGCTCCGCGGCCTCGCCGGGCTGGCGATGGTGGTGAACCACACCGCCGTGGGCCTCGTGCCCGCCGCGGCGACCGGGCTGATCGCGCTGCCGGATGCGCCGCTGACGATGACGCCGGTCCAGTGGGCGAGCTTCCTGGGCAGCTTCGCGCCGATGATCTTCTTCTTCATCACCGGTGTCGGCTACGGCCTGCAGGCGCGGGCCGGCGGCGTCGGCCGCAAGCCGGGCCTGTGGAGCAAGGCCGCCGTGCTGGTGTTCGCCGACGCGATGCTCTGGCGGGTGGGGGGGCTGTGGATCGGGCTGGACTTCTTCGGCTTCATCGCCCTGTCGATGGTGCTGCTGGGGTCGCTGAACCGGCTGGACCGCCGGCATGCGATCGTGGCCGTGGCGGCGCTGCTCGCCGCGGTCTCGGTCGCCCGCTACGCCGCGGTGCCGCTCGCCGGGCGCGTGCTCGGGCCCGAGGCGGTGGGCCTGGTGGCCCAGCTCACCGGCCACCGCGCCGTCAGCGGGATCTCCTTCCCGCCGATGCCCTGGCTCGGCTACCCGCTGGCCGGCTTCCTCGTCGGCGCCGCCGCCACCGCCTCCGCCGGGTTCATCGACCGCCGCCGCGTCGCCGTCGCCGCCGCGCTGCTCGCCGCGGGCGCCGCCTGCCTCGCCGCGGCCGCCTGGTTCGCCGCCCACGGCTACCCGCTGCACCGCTGGGGCCGCCTCGCGCCCTCCTCCTACGCCGCGGGCTTCGCTGTGCTCGCGGCGCTCCTGGCCCTCTGTCTGCTGGTTTTCCCGCCGCGGCTGGGCGGCGCGGCGGGGGCGGACGGCGCCGCCGGATCCGCGGACCGCGGCCCCAGGCCCGGCTTCGGGCTCGCGGTCCGCGGCCTGTCGCTGCGTGGCGTCGCCGCCTTCGCCGTGGTGCCGCTGCACTTCCTCGCGATCGACCTTGCCGAGCTGGCGGGCGTCGCCACGGCCACCGCCGCCGGCGTCTTCCTGGCCTGCGGGATCGTCGCCGCGTTCGCCTTGGGTGCGGCGCCGCTGGTGATGGCCGCCGCCGAGCGGGTGCGGGCCCACCCCCGGGCCGACGCCGCCTGGTTCGTCGCGCTCGCCGCGGCCGCCGCGGCCCTGGCCGCCATCGGGCTCCCGGCGCTCCGCGGGCCCGCCGGCTCGGCGGTGGCCAGCCTCGGCCAGCTCGCCCTGTGCCTGCTGCTGGCGCTCCCGCTGCCCCGGCTGGCGCAGGCCCGGGAACCGTCCGATAGCGTCCCCGCCCGCGACGCCGCCCCCGCCGCCCGATGA
- a CDS encoding sugar phosphate nucleotidyltransferase: protein MPEAQPADVPVFVLCGGLGTRFREQTEFRPKPMIEIGGYPILWHILTTYARHGFKKFVLCSGYKSESIKAYFLDYSALNSDFTVKLGSRGDDSLTVHSVDHDQDWEVTVAFTGELTMTGGRIAMATSKYLGDAEHFAVTYGDGVTDADFSAEFAQHLAHDKLGTVLGVNPPSRFGELKLAGEEVTEFAEKPDLDDTWINGGYFFFRKGFADRLTQGDDSLVLEKEPLIQLARDGQLTMFKHKGFWQCMDTQRDWDGLNKLWQSGEAPWMKGPVSR, encoded by the coding sequence ATGCCCGAAGCCCAGCCCGCCGACGTCCCCGTGTTCGTGCTCTGTGGCGGCCTGGGCACGCGCTTCCGTGAACAGACCGAGTTCCGGCCCAAGCCGATGATCGAGATCGGCGGCTACCCGATCCTCTGGCACATCCTCACGACCTACGCCCGCCACGGCTTCAAGAAGTTCGTGCTGTGCAGCGGCTACAAGAGCGAGAGCATCAAGGCGTACTTCCTCGACTATTCCGCCCTGAACTCCGACTTCACCGTGAAGCTCGGCTCCCGGGGCGACGACAGCCTCACCGTCCACAGCGTCGATCACGACCAGGACTGGGAGGTCACCGTTGCCTTCACCGGCGAGCTGACGATGACCGGCGGCCGCATCGCCATGGCCACCTCGAAGTACCTCGGCGACGCCGAGCACTTCGCCGTCACCTACGGCGACGGCGTCACCGACGCCGACTTCTCCGCCGAGTTCGCCCAGCACCTCGCCCACGACAAGCTGGGCACCGTGCTGGGCGTCAACCCGCCGTCCCGCTTCGGCGAGCTCAAGCTCGCCGGCGAGGAGGTCACCGAGTTCGCCGAGAAGCCCGACCTCGACGACACCTGGATCAACGGCGGCTACTTCTTCTTCCGGAAGGGCTTCGCCGACCGGCTCACGCAGGGCGACGATTCGCTGGTCCTGGAAAAAGAGCCGCTGATTCAGTTGGCACGCGACGGCCAGTTGACCATGTTCAAGCACAAAGGCTTCTGGCAGTGCATGGACACCCAGCGGGACTGGGACGGGCTGAACAAGCTCTGGCAGTCGGGCGAGGCGCCGTGGATGAAGGGCCCGGTCAGCCGGTGA
- a CDS encoding NAD-dependent epimerase/dehydratase family protein, protein MKIFVTGHRGYIGVHLVDQLKAAGHTVVGCDVDLFEGCAWEKVTDPDVDLKKDTREITEQDLDGCDAVCHLAAISNDPMGDMDPEITYSINRDASVRLAEVAKRAGVGRFLFSGSCSVYGKGDNDDALKEGDKLNPLTAYAKSKIETEEQTAHLADDGFCVSYLRNSTAYGHSPMLRIDLVVNNLLASALSYGEIRIKSDGSPWRPLIHCADIARAFVAFCDADAGAINGQAINIGGNDENYRVKDVGDGVERLIPEAKVVYTGEHGEDSRDYRVNFDKLAELVPGFRLGYNLRSGMEELHKAMVDHGFNAEMFESDQFVRLKTLRNRFDRIGVSA, encoded by the coding sequence ATGAAGATCTTCGTCACCGGCCACCGCGGCTACATCGGCGTCCACCTCGTGGACCAGCTCAAGGCCGCCGGCCACACCGTCGTCGGCTGCGACGTGGACCTGTTCGAGGGCTGCGCCTGGGAGAAGGTGACCGACCCCGACGTGGACCTGAAGAAGGACACGCGGGAGATCACCGAGCAGGACCTCGACGGCTGCGACGCCGTGTGCCACCTCGCCGCGATCTCCAACGACCCGATGGGCGACATGGACCCGGAGATCACCTACTCGATCAACCGCGACGCCAGCGTCCGCCTCGCCGAGGTGGCCAAGCGGGCCGGCGTGGGGCGCTTCCTCTTCTCGGGCTCGTGCAGCGTCTACGGCAAGGGCGACAACGACGACGCGCTGAAGGAAGGCGACAAGCTCAACCCGCTGACCGCCTACGCGAAGAGCAAGATCGAGACCGAGGAGCAGACCGCCCACCTCGCCGACGACGGCTTCTGCGTGAGCTACCTCCGCAATTCCACCGCTTACGGCCACAGCCCGATGCTCCGCATCGACCTGGTCGTCAACAACCTGCTCGCCTCGGCGCTGTCCTACGGCGAGATCCGCATCAAGAGCGACGGCAGCCCCTGGCGCCCGCTGATCCACTGCGCCGACATCGCCCGGGCGTTCGTGGCCTTCTGCGACGCGGACGCGGGGGCCATCAACGGCCAGGCGATCAACATCGGCGGCAACGACGAGAACTACCGGGTCAAGGACGTCGGCGACGGCGTGGAGCGGCTCATCCCCGAAGCGAAGGTCGTCTACACCGGCGAGCACGGCGAGGACTCCCGCGACTACCGCGTCAACTTCGACAAGCTGGCGGAGCTCGTGCCGGGTTTCCGGCTGGGCTACAACCTCCGCTCGGGCATGGAAGAGCTGCACAAAGCGATGGTCGATCACGGTTTCAACGCGGAGATGTTCGAGAGCGACCAGTTCGTGCGGCTCAAGACCCTGCGCAACCGCTTCGACCGCATCGGCGTGAGCGCGTAG
- the rfbC gene encoding dTDP-4-dehydrorhamnose 3,5-epimerase yields MKFHDTPLQDAKLIELEKRGDERGFFARAFCTKEFAAAGLPTAFVQVNNSDSADAGTLRGMHYQLGDDAETKLVRCIKGSLWDCIIDLRPDSPTFKKWYGVELSAENRLMLAVPRGFAHGFITLEPNTEAFYFVDNFYAPDAERGIRHDDPEFGIQWPREPAVQSDKDKSWRDFDPAWHLN; encoded by the coding sequence ATGAAGTTCCACGACACCCCCCTCCAGGACGCCAAGCTCATCGAACTCGAGAAGCGAGGCGATGAACGCGGCTTCTTCGCCCGCGCCTTCTGCACGAAGGAGTTCGCCGCCGCCGGCCTGCCCACCGCGTTCGTCCAGGTGAACAACTCGGACAGCGCCGACGCCGGCACCCTCCGCGGCATGCACTACCAGCTCGGCGACGACGCCGAGACCAAGCTGGTCCGCTGCATCAAGGGCAGCCTCTGGGACTGCATCATCGACCTGCGGCCCGACTCGCCCACCTTCAAGAAGTGGTACGGCGTGGAGCTCTCCGCCGAGAACCGCCTGATGCTCGCCGTGCCCCGCGGCTTTGCCCACGGCTTCATCACGCTCGAGCCCAACACCGAGGCCTTCTACTTCGTCGACAACTTCTACGCCCCCGACGCCGAGCGTGGCATCCGCCACGACGACCCGGAGTTCGGCATCCAGTGGCCCCGCGAGCCCGCCGTGCAGAGCGACAAGGACAAGTCCTGGCGCGACTTCGACCCCGCCTGGCACCTGAATTGA
- a CDS encoding GIY-YIG nuclease family protein: MLAELGVSAEPEPERAYTAEEERMLAGFEEVQRFAAEHGRAPRHGADRDIFERLYAVRLDRMRSLPACRALLGPLDAGGLLGPDAAGGGAADGLSDEQALDELGVGGADDVSTMRHVRLAAERRSPEEVAKRKPCADFERAFAGAFAAVQAELDAGERRTARFRKDGRDEEGIAVGDWFVLDGHKACVASAGSVFKAEHGENDRRLRVVFDNATESDLLMRSLRRALNKDDASRRILPRDDDAGPLFVKERGPGGAVLSGEAADGDVASGRVYVVRSLSSDPFVAEHREVLHKIGVTGGDVKKRLANAAKDPTFLLAGVEQVAGWELANLHRHKLEHLLHGFFAEARLDVQLQDRFGSAVEPREWFLVPLPLIEEAVERLIAGTLGEVRYDPQRAAIQPR; this comes from the coding sequence ATGCTCGCGGAGCTGGGGGTCTCCGCGGAGCCCGAGCCCGAACGCGCCTACACGGCCGAGGAGGAGCGGATGCTCGCCGGCTTCGAGGAGGTGCAGCGCTTCGCCGCCGAGCACGGCCGGGCCCCGCGGCACGGGGCCGACCGCGACATCTTCGAGCGGCTCTACGCGGTGCGGCTGGACCGCATGCGGAGCCTGCCGGCGTGCCGGGCGTTGCTGGGGCCGCTGGACGCCGGAGGGCTGCTGGGGCCGGATGCCGCGGGCGGCGGCGCGGCCGACGGGCTCTCCGACGAGCAAGCGCTCGACGAGCTCGGCGTCGGCGGAGCCGACGACGTCTCCACGATGCGGCACGTCCGCCTCGCCGCCGAGCGGAGGAGCCCCGAGGAGGTGGCGAAGCGGAAGCCGTGCGCGGATTTCGAGCGGGCTTTTGCGGGGGCCTTCGCCGCGGTGCAGGCGGAGCTCGACGCCGGCGAGCGGCGGACCGCCCGCTTCCGCAAGGACGGGCGCGACGAGGAGGGGATCGCGGTGGGCGACTGGTTCGTCCTCGACGGGCACAAGGCCTGCGTGGCTTCGGCGGGGTCGGTCTTCAAGGCCGAGCACGGCGAGAACGACCGGCGGCTGCGCGTGGTGTTCGACAACGCGACCGAGTCGGACCTCCTGATGCGCTCGCTGCGGCGGGCGCTCAACAAGGACGACGCGAGCCGGCGGATCCTGCCGCGCGACGACGATGCGGGGCCGCTGTTCGTCAAGGAGCGGGGTCCGGGGGGGGCGGTGCTCTCGGGCGAGGCCGCGGACGGGGACGTCGCCAGCGGCCGCGTGTACGTGGTCCGCAGCCTCTCGAGCGACCCCTTCGTGGCGGAGCACCGGGAGGTGCTCCACAAGATCGGGGTCACGGGCGGGGACGTGAAGAAGCGGCTGGCGAACGCCGCCAAGGACCCGACGTTCCTGCTGGCCGGCGTGGAGCAGGTCGCCGGATGGGAGCTGGCGAACCTGCACCGCCACAAGCTCGAGCACCTGCTGCACGGCTTCTTCGCCGAGGCCCGGCTGGACGTGCAGCTCCAGGACCGCTTCGGCTCGGCTGTCGAGCCCCGCGAGTGGTTCCTGGTCCCGCTCCCGTTGATCGAGGAAGCGGTGGAGCGGCTGATCGCGGGCACGCTGGGCGAGGTGCGGTACGACCCGCAGCGGGCGGCGATCCAGCCGCGGTGA